Genomic DNA from Methanofollis sp. W23:
GATCTGCTCCTCGAACCCGCCGTCGGTCGCAATCTCGGTCCAGAAGTCGAGGAAGACCTACGAGAACCTGATGGCAACGCAGGCCTTCACCGTCTGCATCCCCTCCGAGAAACATGTCGCAGAGGCCGACTACTTCGGGATCGAGTCAGGCAAGAACACCGACAAGATCGCCGCCGCGGGTCTCACCGCCGCGAAGGCCACGCAGGTGAACGCCCCCTACATCGAGGAGTTTCCGGTCGTCCTCGAGTGCAAGGTCTCGCAGACCGTCGAGATCGGCGTTCACACCCAGTTCATCGGCGAGATCGTCGACGTCAGGGTGGACGAGGCGGCCCTTGGCGAGGACGGGAACCCGGCGATGGAGAAGGTCATGCCCTTCATCTACGACTCCGCA
This window encodes:
- a CDS encoding flavin reductase family protein, which produces MKRSIGAKTLLYPHPVLIVCTYDTKGTPDAMTVAWGGICSSNPPSVAISVQKSRKTYENLMATQAFTVCIPSEKHVAEADYFGIESGKNTDKIAAAGLTAAKATQVNAPYIEEFPVVLECKVSQTVEIGVHTQFIGEIVDVRVDEAALGEDGNPAMEKVMPFIYDSACRTYHGVGPEIAKAFSAGRALKKE